In the genome of Bremerella sp. JC817, the window GACACCTGCTTAAAGTCAACGATTCCACATCTGGCTTTTCGCAACGAAGGATCCCCAGGCTTGAACGATCGAGGAATAACTCCGAGCACCATCTTTGGTGAAGGAGCGTTATCCGAGCTACCGAAGATTTGCGAGACACTTCGTGCCCGGCACTTGCTGCTAGTCGTCGACGAGATCGCCTATCGCCTTTCCGGAGCGGCCGACGCGTTGCGACAGTTTCTGCCCCAAGACGCCGTTACGCTGTTTACTGATTTCGAGCCGAACCCGAAGCTTGAAGATGTCATGCGTGGCGTCGAGAAGTGCCGTTCCGTAAAACCTGATCTTGTGGTGGCTCTGGGTGGAGGAACCGCCATCGATCTGGCGAAGATGATCGGATCGATGGCTTTGCAGGAAGAGTCTCCCCGCGACATTGCCGTTCATGGCTTGCCACTTCAGCGTGGAACGTTGCCCCTGATCGCGATTCCGACCACGGCTGGCACCGGCAGCGAGGCAACGCACTTCGCCGTGGTTTATGTCGATGGCGAGAAGTACTCGGTCGCCGACCCCTGTCTTTTGCCAGCGTTCGCGTTGATCGATCCCCAACTGACTTACAGCCTTCCACCAACGATGACCGCCTCGACAGGGCTCGATACGTTCTGTCAGGCAATCGAATCGATCTGGGCGGTTGGTGCCACGTCTGAATCGATCGAGTTCGCCAAAGAGGCCGCGCAGCTTGCCTTGCGATATCTGCCGGAGGCGACCCATCGCCCAACGCCGGAAGCGCGGCGAGCGATGTGCTGTGCCTCGAATCTCGCCGGTCAGGCCATCAACATCAGCAAGACGACCTTGCCGCATGCGATTTCGTACAGCATCACCGCCGACTATGGTTTGCCGCACGGTGCGGCCGTCGCCACCACGTTAAGCAGTGTGATGGCGTTCAACTTTGGTGTCTCGGCTCGCGATTGTGCCGATCGACGTGGTTTGGCTTACGTTCAAAAGCAGCTTGAATTGATCTTGGAGATCCTCGAAGTACCTAGCGTCGATCTGGCCTGCCAGCGGATTGAATCGTTTGTCGATTCGCTCGGCTGCAGCGCCACACCATTCGCGGCCGGTATCACGTCAGACGAAAGTTTGAACCTGCTTGCCAGCCGTGTGAATACCGATCGGCTTTCCAATAACCCGCGAGCGGCCAGTCATGACGATCTTGTCTCGTTGCTGAAAGTTCGCACTAACTTATCGACGATGCCTCGCCCCCTCGGTGTGACTCCCCGCGCGACGAGCCTCTGATTGTTTCCCATTTCGACATGCCCCGTGGCACCTGTAAAGATTTGCTATGACCGATTCGACTGACCACATTCAACTCGCCATCTTTGACTGGGCCGGGACCACCATCGACTTCGGTTCATGTGCCCCGGCTGCCGCCTTCCGCAAAGTGTTTGCCGCCCATGGGGTCGAAGCTTCCGACCATGCTGCCCGGGCACCGATGGGTCTCAACAAACGCGAGCACCTTATCCGGATGTTGCAAACCGAAACCATCGCCCAGCAGTGGCTTGCTGCTAACGGCAAGGCCTGGACCGAAGACGACGTTTCGCGTCTGTACGAAGAGTTTATTCCCTACCAGCTTCAGGCGATTGAAGAGAGCTCAAAACTGGTACCAGGACTGAATGAAGTCGTCCAACACCTCCGTAATCACAACATTCGTATCGGCGGTACGACCGGTTACTTCAAAGCGGCCGCGGAAGCGACCGCCGCCGCGGCTCGCGAGCAAGGTTTTGTGCCCGATGCCAACGTCTGTGCGGACGATGTTCCAGAAGGTCGACCTGCACCGTGGATGATTTATGAAGTAATGAAGCAACTGACCGTCTATCCGGCTCGCTGCGTTGTAAAGATCGGTGATACGGTCGCCGACATCGAAGCGGGGCACAACGCTGGTTGCTGGACCGTGGGCGTCTGCGACAGCAGCAGTAGCACCGGTCTCTCGTACGAAGACTTTCAGCATCTGCAGGCCGTAGAGCAGAAGGAACGAATCGCCTCAACCACGAATGTGTTCAAAGATGCCGGCAGCCATTTCACGATCGGTTCCCTCGAAGAGCTTCCCGTTGTAATTCAGAAGATCAATCAACGAATGGCGCAAGGCGAGCGTCCTTAGCCCACCTCTCTTCCAACACGTACCTACTTTGTTGATCCCCAAAACGAATCGTATCCCGATGAACTCGTTCGACGCCACGCCGAAGCCTTCGTCAACCAAGTCCGATTTGTTTTGGGGTGCGTGGGCCGTGGTGGCCGCCTTCGGCACATACTTCTGCATGTATGGCTTTCGCAAGCCATTCACCGTAGCCGAATACGCCGACAGCTTTTTCGTCGGGATCGACTACAAGACGATCGCGGTCTCGACCCAGGTGATCGGCTATACGCTGTCGAAGTTCATCGGTATCAAGACGATCTCGGAGATGCCGCCCCGATTGCGGGCAACGGCCCTGTTGGGGTTGATAATCTTCGCCGAGATGGCCCTGGCGCTTTTCGGCTTGTTGCCACGACCATGGAATGCCGCAGGCCTATTCCTGAATGGACTATCACTAGGAATGGTCTTTGGGCTTGTCTTGGGATTTCTGGAAGGACGCCGTCTGACCGAGGCCCTGGTTGCCGGGCTATGCACCAGCTTCATCATTTCGGACGGTGTAACCAAGTCGGTCGGAGCGTGGTTATTGGATCAAGGCGTTCAAGAAGATTGGATGCCGGTAACGGCCGGTTTGTTCTTCTGTCTGCCACTGTGCCTCTTCGTGGCGATGTTGACGCTGATCCCTGCCCCGAGCGAACAAGACGTAAACGCTCGTTCAGCACGCGACTCGATGACGGCCCAGGACCGGAGACACTTGTTCCTGCGGTACGCGCCCGGGCTCTCGATCCTGGTGGGCGTTTACCTTTTGACGACCGTAATGCGAAGCATTCGCGCCGACTTCGCTCCGGAGCTTTGGCAGGGGCTTGGCTACGAGGTCGACCCGTTGCTGTTTACCCGTTCGGAGATGCTGGTTGCCATTGGCGTGACGGTGGTGAACGGCCTGGCGGTTTGTATCGGAGACAACCGACTTGCCTTTTTCCGTTCGCTGGGTATCTGTGGACTCGGTTTCATCGCGGTGGCGATCGCACTAATCGGTCAGCAGTTCGATGCCATCGGTCCTTTCTCGTTTATGGTCCTGATTGGATTTGGTCTTTATGTTCCTTACGTGGCGATCCATACGACGGTGTTTGAACGCCTGCTTGCGATGACTCGTGAGAAAGGGAACCTCGGCTTCCTGGTGTATCTGGCAGATGCTTTTGGCTACCTTGGCTTTGTCGTAGTGATGTTTACGCGACATCTGATTGTCGAACGATCGAACTTTCTGGACTACTTTCTCGGCTTCAGTTGGCTGGCAGTCATCCTCTCGTTAGTTGGTCTGCTTGTGGCATCACGTTACTTCGCTTATCGCCACAACGCTTCTGTCGCCGTTCCGGTGGTTGAGCATACTTAACACAAAAAGGCAGGCCCGAATGAGTCGAGCCTGCCCTGGACAATGTTTCGATTCGCGAAAGCCCCTCGAGCATGTTTATCGCCAGTTCAGCACGCGAAATAGTCCTTTTCGGTCGTGATACCGTTTCGGCAGCGACAACAAATAGTCGCGGAAGATGCTCAGAACGATCGCCACCACAAAGAAAGCTCCGCCGCCGATCATCATATAGACCGCGACACCTTGCAGTTGCTCTGGCAGTCGGATGTAGACCACCAATGTTGTCAGGTACAACACCATCGCCGTGGCACCGGTGATCGTTGTGGCTCGCAGGCGAAGCAGGATCCCGCTCCCCAGCAGCAATAAGCCAATCGATAGCGTTCCGATGTCGTGAACCATTCGCCAGACGCTATCGCCGTCGTAGTAACCCAATCGCTGGCCCACCAATCCGATGAGCACCGGGGCGACCAGGAACATACTGCCGAACATCATCGTAACCGTGATCCAATCTTCGCGCTGGTCACGTTCCCGAGCCCAACCAATGTGGCTGGTCACCAGCAAAATTGCACCGACCGTCATCACCAACAATTCCAGCTTCTGCCAGATCAACAGATCCAAGCCGAAGGCGACCAGCACCACGGCGCTGGCGGCTTGAGCGATTCCCAGCACAGCATACCATTGCCGCATTGGACGATTCGAGGTTGTCAAACGAGCGACCAACGTGACAGCTAACAGTCCCAGGCTGACTGCCATTGTCGATGCCATCAATCCAACGCCCGCCATACGATTCAAGGAAAGCAAAATCCCTGCCACGCCTGCGACGCCAATCACGAAGTGGCCAACCTGGTTGATCGGATTGCTTTGTGAGGCTTCCTCCTGGTTCGACGTATCAGAGAACTCTGCGAACTTGCCAGCCAACAAAGCGATGAAACCAGTCAGTCCGAACATGGCCACAACAAGCTCTTCGCTAATCGAAACCGGTAAGAAACTGACCGCAATCGCCTCGGCCCACAGCAGCGTGACGAATGCTCCGGCGATCCATGCCAGGTTACGCTGGACCAGGGCGTAGGAGTAACCATAAAGGTAGGTCGCTACCAGCATCAAACTGACGGCCAGCAATTTCAGCTGAGTATTGGTCGCCAACGCTGGCAGATCAAACGGTAAAGGTTGCCGCCAGGTTTCTGCGTAGATCTTGCTCAACAAGCCATCGTAGGTCCACGCACAAACGTTCCAGCTGAGCATCACCAGCAGACCGCCCATCAAGACAATGTGACCCGCCCGAAAGAACGCCTGACCAAATTCGCCTTGGCTGAAGGGGCCATCTCCCTTCGGGAATGCACGTTCGGCATGGATTGCCAACGCCCCGATCACAATCAGCAGCGAGGAAGTCGCGGCCCCTTGCCAGAATTTCCCCACGCTCTGATCGCCGAGAATCATGAGCCCGGTCAACGTAACCCCGCCAATCAAGGCATACACGAACATTCGATCGCGAATCAGTAGTGCGCAGAGACCATAGAGTCCCACGATCACCAGCGCCGGAACCCACAGGTGACCTCCTTCATTCAGCACGATCAATCCCTGGTAGTCGTAGAACCAAAGATGGAGCGGCATTAACAAACAGGCTAAGAGGCATAGTCCGCGCCCCGCCAATTCCAACTTCGTTCCTTTCAGGAGCCACGCCCCAGTCCCCAGAATTGCCAGGTTGACAATACCGCCGCAGATCGCGACGGTCAGTGGATTATCGAAGAAGCCTTGCGTCGCCAGCCAGATTACCAGGCCCACCATCAACACACTCGCCCCCAACATCATCAAATATTGGAGGCTACGGGGGTCGAGGATCGTATCCAGCAGGTTGCCCGACGATGGCTCTGCCGCGGTAGGGGCCGCCGCTTCTGCTGTCACTGGCGATTCCATTTGCTCTTTCAGAAGCGTACCGATTCGCCGGTTTTCGGCTCGCAAGCTGGCGACCGACTCTTCTGACAAGCGACCAGCTTCAATATGTCGGCCCAGTTCATGTTCGAGAAACGCCCGATATCGCCAGTGCTGGCCAGATCCCGAGGGTGGTTCGTTGTCTTTGGGTTCTCGTAGCCATGGACAACGTTCGACTTCGCCTTCAATGCGACTTTCCCAGTCGTCGTAGTAGGCCGCCACAGGCGCTTCGAGTTGGCAATCCTTGAGATTTTGCCGGACGAATTGGATCGCCTGGCGGAGATCTTGTCGGTGGTCAGAAGACATAACCGGTTTCCTAAGCTGGTAGGCGTGGTGGTTCGGATCAACCGTGGGGGGAGAGCAGGGGAATACTTCCGGCAGAAAGCCTTCCCCTTACAACCATCGCGTAGAAAACAGGCAACCAGGTTAAATGGTCGTGTTAGAAATTGTCCCGCAGAGAAGAACTACTCGGCACGTAGTGTTTTCCGGAAGTCCCGCGGCGTCTCGCCAAACTTCTTCCGGAAGGCAATCCCGAATCGGGTCGCATTGCTGAAACCGGCCCGAGCGGCGACCTCCGCGATGGAAAGTTCCTGATCGAGAAGCAATTCTTTTGCACGCTCTAATTGAACGCGACGTATCTCCTCGGCCGGAGTCCGGCCAAGCGTGTTCCGAAATTGGATTTCCAGGCTCCGTCTCGAGAGGGGGACTTCCCGTAGGATGTCTTCGACCCCGATTCCCTGGGCAGTATTGGCCTGGATAAAGCGCAGGGCGCGAACGATCATCGCGTCGTCGATCGCAAGAAAGTCGGTCGATTGCCGACTGATGACACCTTGCGGTGGAATCATAATTGGCTGCTGTGGCGCCGCCTCTCCTTCTAACATGGCGTGCAGCATGGCAGCTGCCTCGTAGCCAATCTTTTCACTCGCCACCGAAATGGAAGAGAGCGGGGGATACGACACTTCGCAAAGCAGTTCGTCTGAATCACCGGCTAGAATCGCAAACTCATCGGGCACCCGAATCGAAGAAAAATGGCACACCTCGGCCAGTTGCCGGGCATGATAGGCATCGACCGCGAAGATGGCGATCGGCCGGGGAAGCGAGTTCAACCAACGCGTCACTCGGCGCTGTTGTTCCCCCCACGACATCTTGCGTCCTGCCCGGTACCCAGGACGGTAGTTATCGCATCGGTAGCCCCGCTCAAGCACCGCCTGCTGAAAGGCTTCCCCTCGGCGTGTTGAATAACGATGACTTGGCGGCGCGAAGTAAGCGAACTGTGTGAATCCACGAGCCAATAGATGATCGAGCGCGAATTCGGCCCGGGCATCTTCATCGGTGTTCACCCGACCAATTCCCGCGATCGATTCGTACACGTCGTCGACATCCACCGCTGGCAATCGACGACGACGAATTTGTTCGACTTGCTGCCGCGACGATAGCCGGGCAATCACCCCTTTCCCTTGCCACCCGTCAGGTAGCGCCGGCCGCTGCTCGTTATCGCGTGGATCAATCAGCAAATGCCACGACGCATGCTTCTGGGCATATTTGGCGATGCCGCGGATGACTTCACGCCCCCAACTGGTTTCGGTTTCCACCAGCACGGCGATCGATTCTATCGGCAAGGTGACTTCGGGTTGGGATACGGTGCGCGGCATAAGAGATGACTAAGGGTTAACACGTAGAATCAGACTCTTAATCTTACCTTCGACATCGTTCAAGTTTGCGCATATACGATAGTTTTTTTCATTTTTGCACCGACGTCATCGCGAGGGGGCTTTCGTGCGCCGGGCAGGGTAGTAAGCTGGAACATCATCAGAGTCGGCGGCCCGCGCGGGGAATTGCCATAGTGCCTCGGGCAATTTGATTCCTCCAGAAAGTGCCTCTTCCGTGAGTGTTCCAGAACTTCGCACCGTCATAGGATTGATGAGCGGCGGATCGGCCAAAGGGGTCGACGCGGCCCTGCTGACGACCGACGGAGAGTCTTCTATTCGCCATCATGGCGGAATCCGTTTGCCGTACAACGAAGATCTCCGGGCCCAGCTTCTGGAAGCGTCGCAGCACAATATCTCGCTGGATGAACTCCTACTTTTGGAGCGCGAGGTGACGCTTCACCATGTGGAAGCTGTCTTTGCCTTGCAACGTCAGCTGGGTGAAGTAGCCAGTACCGCTACCTTGATTGGATTTCACGGCCACACGGTTCGCCATCTGCCGCAGGATGGCGTGACGATGCAACTGGGCAATCCTTGGCTGTTGGCCGAACGAACTGGCAAGCAAGTGGTCTCCGACTTTCGCCGACGCGACATGGCACGGGGTGGTCGTGGCTTACCCCTGGCATCGTTCTTTCATCAAGCGCTCTTTTACGATTCGTTCCGACCCATTGCCGTGTTGAATCTAGGGGGCCTGACCCATCTTACCTGGCTCGGTCCCGATCGTTCGATCCTGGCGGGGGATACCGGTCCTGGCGTGGGCCTGCTGGACGAATGGGTCCAGGAGATGGCAGGACTCAGCCACGACAATGAAGGGAAACTGGCCTCGCAAGGAAAAGTGCATGAAGATCTGGTCGAAGAATGGCTTCAGTCAGAATACTTTCGTAAACGCCTTCCCAAATCGGCCGACCGCTACGAGTTCGATCATATCGACGTCTCAGGCTTAAGCGTCGAAGATGGCGCGGCGACGCTCTGCTCGATCATTGTTCGATCGATTGAGCAAACGATCGACAAACTGCCTGGCCCCTTGGGCGTGCTTTGGGTGACCGGCGGCGGTGCCCGGCACCCGCTGATCATGAAACTACTTCGAGACCGCTATGCGATGCTGAAGACGATCGATCAGCGTCACTTGAACCCGCACACGCTCGAAGCAGAATGCTTCGCCTGGCTGGCGGTCCGCAGCATCAAGAAGCTGCCCCTCACCATTCCGGAAACGACGGGATGCTCGCTTCCCACGACGGGTGGTTTCGTGA includes:
- a CDS encoding phosphonoacetaldehyde reductase, giving the protein MNDRGITPSTIFGEGALSELPKICETLRARHLLLVVDEIAYRLSGAADALRQFLPQDAVTLFTDFEPNPKLEDVMRGVEKCRSVKPDLVVALGGGTAIDLAKMIGSMALQEESPRDIAVHGLPLQRGTLPLIAIPTTAGTGSEATHFAVVYVDGEKYSVADPCLLPAFALIDPQLTYSLPPTMTASTGLDTFCQAIESIWAVGATSESIEFAKEAAQLALRYLPEATHRPTPEARRAMCCASNLAGQAINISKTTLPHAISYSITADYGLPHGAAVATTLSSVMAFNFGVSARDCADRRGLAYVQKQLELILEILEVPSVDLACQRIESFVDSLGCSATPFAAGITSDESLNLLASRVNTDRLSNNPRAASHDDLVSLLKVRTNLSTMPRPLGVTPRATSL
- a CDS encoding anhydro-N-acetylmuramic acid kinase produces the protein MSVPELRTVIGLMSGGSAKGVDAALLTTDGESSIRHHGGIRLPYNEDLRAQLLEASQHNISLDELLLLEREVTLHHVEAVFALQRQLGEVASTATLIGFHGHTVRHLPQDGVTMQLGNPWLLAERTGKQVVSDFRRRDMARGGRGLPLASFFHQALFYDSFRPIAVLNLGGLTHLTWLGPDRSILAGDTGPGVGLLDEWVQEMAGLSHDNEGKLASQGKVHEDLVEEWLQSEYFRKRLPKSADRYEFDHIDVSGLSVEDGAATLCSIIVRSIEQTIDKLPGPLGVLWVTGGGARHPLIMKLLRDRYAMLKTIDQRHLNPHTLEAECFAWLAVRSIKKLPLTIPETTGCSLPTTGGFVTP
- the phnX gene encoding phosphonoacetaldehyde hydrolase, which produces MTDSTDHIQLAIFDWAGTTIDFGSCAPAAAFRKVFAAHGVEASDHAARAPMGLNKREHLIRMLQTETIAQQWLAANGKAWTEDDVSRLYEEFIPYQLQAIEESSKLVPGLNEVVQHLRNHNIRIGGTTGYFKAAAEATAAAAREQGFVPDANVCADDVPEGRPAPWMIYEVMKQLTVYPARCVVKIGDTVADIEAGHNAGCWTVGVCDSSSSTGLSYEDFQHLQAVEQKERIASTTNVFKDAGSHFTIGSLEELPVVIQKINQRMAQGERP
- a CDS encoding DUF5690 family protein, with translation MNSFDATPKPSSTKSDLFWGAWAVVAAFGTYFCMYGFRKPFTVAEYADSFFVGIDYKTIAVSTQVIGYTLSKFIGIKTISEMPPRLRATALLGLIIFAEMALALFGLLPRPWNAAGLFLNGLSLGMVFGLVLGFLEGRRLTEALVAGLCTSFIISDGVTKSVGAWLLDQGVQEDWMPVTAGLFFCLPLCLFVAMLTLIPAPSEQDVNARSARDSMTAQDRRHLFLRYAPGLSILVGVYLLTTVMRSIRADFAPELWQGLGYEVDPLLFTRSEMLVAIGVTVVNGLAVCIGDNRLAFFRSLGICGLGFIAVAIALIGQQFDAIGPFSFMVLIGFGLYVPYVAIHTTVFERLLAMTREKGNLGFLVYLADAFGYLGFVVVMFTRHLIVERSNFLDYFLGFSWLAVILSLVGLLVASRYFAYRHNASVAVPVVEHT
- a CDS encoding DNA-binding transcriptional regulator, translated to MPIESIAVLVETETSWGREVIRGIAKYAQKHASWHLLIDPRDNEQRPALPDGWQGKGVIARLSSRQQVEQIRRRRLPAVDVDDVYESIAGIGRVNTDEDARAEFALDHLLARGFTQFAYFAPPSHRYSTRRGEAFQQAVLERGYRCDNYRPGYRAGRKMSWGEQQRRVTRWLNSLPRPIAIFAVDAYHARQLAEVCHFSSIRVPDEFAILAGDSDELLCEVSYPPLSSISVASEKIGYEAAAMLHAMLEGEAAPQQPIMIPPQGVISRQSTDFLAIDDAMIVRALRFIQANTAQGIGVEDILREVPLSRRSLEIQFRNTLGRTPAEEIRRVQLERAKELLLDQELSIAEVAARAGFSNATRFGIAFRKKFGETPRDFRKTLRAE